A single genomic interval of Xiphophorus couchianus chromosome 2, X_couchianus-1.0, whole genome shotgun sequence harbors:
- the phaf1 gene encoding phagosome assembly factor 1, which produces MLDLEVVPERSLGNEQWEFALGMPFSQAISILQKHCRVIKNVQVLYSEQTPLSHDLILNLTQDGIKLLFDATNQRLKVIEVYDLSKVKLKYCGVHFNSQAITPTIEQIDQSFGATHPGVYNAAEQLFHLNFRGLSFSFQLDSWNEAPKYEIPHGAMVKRMHIYTGNNLQETKAPAMPLACFMGNIFAESVDVLRDGAGPLGLKLRLLTAGSGLGVMADAKVRYVERSIFFGDSCQDVLGTLGSPHKVFYKSEDKMKIHSPSPHKQVPSKCNDYFFNYFTLGVDILFDSTTHLVKKFVLHTNFPGHYNFNIYHRCDFKIPLVIKKEGADSQTEDCILTTYSKWDQIQELLGHPMEKPVVLHRSSSANNTNPFGSTFCFGLQRMIFEVMQNNHIASVTLYGAPRTTSQARPESSASSH; this is translated from the exons ATGCTGGATCTGGAGGTGGTACCTGAGAGATCACTAGGAAATGAGCAATGGGAATTCGCCTTAG GGATGCCATTTTCCCAGGCCATCTCTATCCTCCAGAAACACTGCCGTGTAATCAAAAATGTCCAGGTGCTATACAGCGAACAG ACACCGCTCAGCCACGACCTCATACTGAACCTGACTCAGGATGGGATTAAACTGCTGTTTGACGCCACAAATCAGAGACTCAAG gTGATTGAAGTGTACGACTTGAGCAAAGTCAAGTTGAAGTACTG TGGAGTCCATTTCAACTCTCAGGCCATCACCCCCACAATAGAGCAAATAGACCAGTCATTTGGAGCGACTCACCCTGGAG TTTATAATGCTGCAGAGCAATTGTTCCATCTCAACTTTCGAGGACTTTCCTTCTCCTTTCAACTGGATTCGTGGAATGAAGCTCCAAAATACGAG ATTCCACATGGAGCCATGGTCAAGAGGATGCACATCTACACTGGCAACAACCTCCAAGAAACAAA AGCTCCTGCGATGCCGTTGGCTTGTTTTATGGGCAACATCTTTGCAGAGAGTGTCGACGTCCTGAGGGATGGGGCGGGTCCTCTGGGGCTCAAGCTCCGCCTTCTCACAGCAG GTTCTGGACTCGGTGTGATGGCTGATGCTAAGGTCCGGTATGTGGAGAGGAGCATCTTCTTTGGAGACTCCTGTCAGGACGTTCTGGGCACTTTGGGCTCGCCGCATAAAGTCTTCTACAAATCTGAGGATAAG atgAAGATCCATTCTCCGTCTCCTCACAAGCAGGTTCCCTCTAAATGTAACGACTACTTCTTCAACTACTTCACCCTCGGAGTG GACATCCTGTTTGACTCGACGACCCACCTGGTTAAGAAGTTCGTCCTCCATACGAACTTCCCTGGGCATTACAActttaatat ATACCATCGATGTGACTTTAAGATCCCGCTAGTCATCAAAAAAG AAGGAGCAGACTCTCAGACGGAGGACTGCATCCTAACCACCTACAGCAAG TGGGATCAGATTCAGGAGCTTCTGGGTCATCCGATGGAAAAACCCGTCGTCCTTCACAG GTCTTCATCAGCCAACAACACAAACCCGTTCGGTTCCACTTTCTGCTTCGGACTTCAGAGGATGATTTTTGAG GTGATGCAGAACAACCACATAGCATCAGTCACCCTCTACGGAGCTCCCAGGACCACCAGTCAAGCCCGACCCGAGTCCAGCGCTAGTTCCCACTGA